One genomic window of Micropterus dolomieu isolate WLL.071019.BEF.003 ecotype Adirondacks linkage group LG14, ASM2129224v1, whole genome shotgun sequence includes the following:
- the LOC123982501 gene encoding dual specificity phosphatase 29-like — protein sequence MASRNSKTGTKINVTKAAEESSPVDEYVTPGGYELEKILNRGSVAYTHVNEVWPNVYIGDEETAKNKYNLKRLGITHILNAAEGTWNNVDTGSGYYSDMDIVYYGVAAEDVTAFDLSQYFFSAARFIEETLSNPQNKLLVHCVMGRSRSATLFLAYLMICEKMTVVDAIEHVKKRRRIIPNWGFLKQLQELDMHLLEKRKDSTEQVQRLQKSNINKNTSTSCVLHAIH from the exons ATGGCTTCTCGCAACTCAAAGACTGGCACTAAGATAAATGTTACAAAGGCAGCAGAGGAATCCAGTCCAGTGGATGAATATGTCACACCTGGGGGCTATGAGCTGGAGAAAATCCTAAACCGTGGGAGTGTGGCTTACACTCATGTCAACGAGGTCTGGCCTAATGTCTACATCGGGGACGA GGAGACTGCAAAGAACAAGTATAATCTGAAGAGGTTGGGGATTACgcacattttgaatgcagcagAGGGGACATGGAACAACGTGGACACCGGATCGGGTTACTACAGTGACATGGACATTGTCTACTATGGCGTCGCAGCAGAAGACGTCACAGCCTTTGACCTCAGCCAGTATTTCTTCTCTGCTGCCCGATTTATAGAAGAAACACTGAGCAATCCCCAGA ATAAACTGCTGGTGCACTGTGTAATGGGAAGGAGTCGGTCCGCCACACTTTTCCTCGCCTACCTCATGATCTGTGAGAAGATGACGGTGGTTGACGCCATCGAACATGTGAAAAAACGAAGGCGCATCATCCCCAACTGGGGCTTCCTGAAACAGCTGCAAGAGCTGGACATGCACCTCCTGGAGAAAAGGAAAGACTCTACAGAGCAA GTACAAAGGCTACAAAAGagcaatataaacaaaaacacaagtacaAGTTGCGTTTTACATGCAATCCATTAG
- the LOC123983515 gene encoding dual specificity phosphatase 29-like yields the protein MRPEEELEYLTPPTCDLLSLLLKNRRPTGAVNEVWPNLYIGDAATAQHKTLLVNLGITHVVNAADGPQHIDTGPRFYKDINIQYHGVEAPDCKDFDLSLFFTETADFIHSALSQKGKVLVHCARGISRSATLALAFLMIKERLTLVEAVEVVRRRRNILPNVGFLNQLCHLDSSLALQRKTAQYQ from the exons ATGAGaccagaggaggagctggaatATCTGACACCACCCACCTGCGATCTGCTCAGCCTTCTGCTGAAGAACAGACGCCCCACTGGAGCTGTCAACGAGGTTTGGCCCAACCTCTACATCGGAGATGC GGCTACAGCTCAGCATAAAACCCTGTTAGTGAATCTGGGAATAACACATGTGGTGAATGCTGCAGATGGCCCCCAGCACATTGACACCGGGCCACGTTTCTACAAAGACATCAACATACAGTATCATGGAGTAGAAGCACCAGACTGTAAAGACTTTGACTTGAGCCTGTTCTTCACTGAGACGGCGGATTTCATTCATAGTGCTCTGAGTCAGAAAG GTAAGGTGCTTGTCCACTGTGCACGAGGAATCAGTCGCTCAGCGACTCTAGCACTGGCCTTCCTCATGATCAAGGAAAGACTTACCCTTGTAGAGGCTGTGGAGGTTGTTCGCAGGCGCAGAAACATTCTTCCAAATGTTGGATTTCTGAATCAACTGTGTCACTTGGACTCCTCCTTGGCCCTGCAGAGGAAAACTGCACAATATCAATGA
- the LOC123982992 gene encoding dual specificity phosphatase 29-like isoform X2, with translation MSVCGISVTTQIRWYAAKDKRTLQAHHITHVLNAADGKFNVNTGPSFYRDTKITYHGVEAFDMPSFNLSPFFYPAANFIKDALSSPTGKVFVHCAMGLSRSSTLVLAYLMIHENMTLVDAIKAVSANRNISPNSGFLEQLRELDKELHCQGSSRSWSVNERT, from the exons ATGTCTGTCTGTGGGATTTCTGTCACCACCCAAATACGATG GTATGCAGCCAAAGACAAGAGGACACTCCAGGCTCACCACATCACCCATGTACTTAATGCTGCTGATGGGAAGTTCAACGTGAACACAGGCCCCAGCTTCTACCGAGACACCAAAATCACTTATCACGGAGTGGAAGCTTTTGACATGCCCTCCTTTAACTTGAGTCCCTTCTTTTACCCAGCGGCCAATTTTATCAAGGACGCTTTGAGCTCGCCCACAG GTAAAGTGTTTGTCCACTGTGCGATGGGTCTCAGCCGCTCATCCACCTTGGTTCTGGCCTACCTGATGATCCACGAGAACATGACGCTGGTGGATGCGATCAAAGCTGTCAGTGCCAACAGGAACATCTCCCCTAACTCTGGTTTCCTGGAGCAGCTCCGAGAGCTGGACAAGGAGCTGCACTGCCAAGGATCATCAAGGAGCTGGAGTGTCAACGAGCGGACATGA
- the LOC123982992 gene encoding dual specificity phosphatase 29-like isoform X1, with translation MPRGFSCLASPEGANGRYETPPASELQRLMWTKKGTSSHMDEVQPRIYIGDMYAAKDKRTLQAHHITHVLNAADGKFNVNTGPSFYRDTKITYHGVEAFDMPSFNLSPFFYPAANFIKDALSSPTGKVFVHCAMGLSRSSTLVLAYLMIHENMTLVDAIKAVSANRNISPNSGFLEQLRELDKELHCQGSSRSWSVNERT, from the exons ATGCCCAGAGGCTTCAGCTGCTTGGCGAGCCCTGAGGGGGCAAATGGCAGGTATGAGACCCCCCCGGCTTCAGAGCTCCAGAGGCTGATGTGGACAAAGAAAGGGACCAGCAGCCATATGGATGAGGTTCAACCCAGGATCTATATTGGAGACAT GTATGCAGCCAAAGACAAGAGGACACTCCAGGCTCACCACATCACCCATGTACTTAATGCTGCTGATGGGAAGTTCAACGTGAACACAGGCCCCAGCTTCTACCGAGACACCAAAATCACTTATCACGGAGTGGAAGCTTTTGACATGCCCTCCTTTAACTTGAGTCCCTTCTTTTACCCAGCGGCCAATTTTATCAAGGACGCTTTGAGCTCGCCCACAG GTAAAGTGTTTGTCCACTGTGCGATGGGTCTCAGCCGCTCATCCACCTTGGTTCTGGCCTACCTGATGATCCACGAGAACATGACGCTGGTGGATGCGATCAAAGCTGTCAGTGCCAACAGGAACATCTCCCCTAACTCTGGTTTCCTGGAGCAGCTCCGAGAGCTGGACAAGGAGCTGCACTGCCAAGGATCATCAAGGAGCTGGAGTGTCAACGAGCGGACATGA
- the LOC123982993 gene encoding dual specificity protein phosphatase 13-like has product MSALKEKTKEYLTVKDLEKVLDSCKLHLNEIDEVWPKIYIGNVAVAQNKAALVKLGITHILNAAHSKRGSIGNQSFYGSGFVYCGIPADDSTHFDLDVYFQSAADFIHRALKSPDGKVLVHCIMGMSRSSTLVLAYLMIYRHLPLKRALQKLTKKRAIYPNRNFLALLLDLDLQLTRKKQTCQIL; this is encoded by the exons ATGTCAGCCCTGAAAGAGAAGACCAAAGAATATCTGACtgtgaaggatctggagaaggtttTGGACTCATGCAAACTACATCTCAATGAAATCGACGAGGTCTGGCCAAAGATATATATAGGGAATGT GGCAGTAGCCCAAAACAAGGCTGCCTTGGTGAAATTAGGTATAACTCATATATTAAACGCTGCACACTCCAAGCGAGGCAGCATAGGGAACCAAAGCTTTTATGGCAGCGGCTTTGTGTATTGTGGCATTCCAGCAGATGACTCGACACACTTTGATCTGGATGTTTACTTCCAGTCTGCAGCTGATTTCATTCATAGAGCTCTGAAGTCACCTGATG GGAAAGTTCTGGTGCACTGCATCATGGGAATGAGCCGATCATCGACCTTGGTGTTAGCGTACCTCATGATCTACCGTCACCTACCGCTCAAACGGGCCTTGCAGAAATTGACCAAGAAGAGAGCCATCTACCCCAACAGGAATTTCCTGGCTTTGCTGTTGGATCTGGATCTTCAGCTGACCAGAAAAAAGCAAACCTGTCAGATCCTGTAA
- the si:ch211-223p8.8 gene encoding dual specificity protein phosphatase 13A family protein: MRSVANDRYSLWKLGITHVLNVAHGRMHCQGSHDFYGSTMDYYGVPADDSPSFDLSGYFFPSAEYIHSALDTAGARVFVHCAVGVSRSASLVLAYLMIHHHYTLLEAINKVKEHRWIFPNRGFLKQLRALEIKLCKTS; the protein is encoded by the exons ATGCG GTCAGTGGCCAATGATCGCTACAGCCTGTGGAAGCTGGGAATCACTCATGTTCTGAATGTTGCTCATGGGAGGATGCACTGTCAGGGGAGTCATGACTTCTATGGCTCCACTATGGATTATTATGGAGTGCCTGCTGATGACTCACCATCCTTTGACCTCTCTGGCTATTTCTTTCCCTCTGCTGAGTATATTCACAGTGCACTTGACACGGCTGGTG CTCGGGTTTTTGTCCACTGTGCTGTTGGAGTGAGCAGGTCTGCCTCCCTAGTCCTGGCCTACCTAATGATCCACCACCATTACACCCTATTAGAGGCCATCAACAAGGTCAAAGAGCACAGGTGGATTTTCCCAAACAGAGGATTCCTCAAACAGCTTCGTGCTTTGGAGATTAAGCTATGCAAGACATCCTGA